One genomic window of Paenibacillus xylanilyticus includes the following:
- a CDS encoding acyl-CoA dehydrogenase family protein, whose protein sequence is MIEPSTIAVFEQEMRKYAAELREIGLVIDREPERINEFTNLESIRTINRMMIPPEYGGEPIVTVGQERYYGLSCLERVIAIEQLSAGDAGVFLGSPGPSMSSVIISALADPQQKERYYSHFLKGTAWSFFALTEPEKGSDATEIGTRISRNGEGRLELNGQKFYIGNGHRASIGLVFAQTNRTPLGIQIALVDKSISGFTAKPLDTMGVRGVQLSHLTFDACQLEEHDIIGRHLSPTKRGLWGALQTFHRMRPGVAALALGVAQAAFDYVREQRSFFKEREQLELEQIEMRLHALRSMIRSAAAEIDADVQKGYLASLSKIRAGALAEEATELALDLMGPGSMHEHPLLNKWYRDARAFEFMEGTTSIQKINVFQAYANGKMKHA, encoded by the coding sequence ATGATAGAACCATCCACAATTGCTGTATTTGAACAGGAAATGAGGAAGTATGCAGCCGAATTGCGCGAAATCGGCCTTGTAATAGATCGTGAGCCTGAGCGGATTAATGAATTCACGAATCTGGAATCCATACGAACCATTAATCGCATGATGATCCCCCCGGAATATGGAGGTGAGCCCATCGTGACTGTAGGCCAAGAGCGATATTATGGACTTTCCTGCCTGGAGAGGGTGATCGCCATTGAGCAGCTTTCGGCAGGTGACGCAGGTGTTTTTCTGGGGAGTCCAGGTCCGTCCATGTCCAGCGTGATTATTTCGGCTCTGGCGGATCCACAGCAGAAGGAACGGTATTATTCTCATTTTCTTAAAGGAACAGCATGGTCTTTCTTTGCTCTGACAGAACCTGAAAAAGGTTCAGATGCCACCGAAATTGGCACACGCATTTCACGTAATGGAGAAGGCAGGCTGGAGCTAAACGGACAAAAGTTTTATATCGGAAATGGGCACCGTGCCAGCATTGGACTGGTATTTGCCCAGACGAACCGAACGCCGCTGGGAATACAGATTGCGCTGGTAGACAAGTCAATCAGTGGCTTTACTGCGAAGCCGCTCGATACGATGGGTGTAAGAGGGGTACAGCTAAGTCACCTGACGTTTGATGCTTGTCAGCTGGAGGAGCACGATATAATTGGACGTCATCTAAGTCCGACCAAACGCGGATTGTGGGGGGCTCTTCAAACCTTTCACCGGATGCGGCCGGGCGTAGCAGCACTCGCTTTAGGTGTGGCTCAAGCAGCGTTTGATTACGTCAGAGAGCAGAGATCCTTCTTCAAGGAAAGGGAGCAGCTGGAGCTGGAGCAGATTGAAATGCGATTGCATGCACTTCGCAGCATGATTCGCAGTGCAGCAGCAGAGATTGATGCAGATGTGCAGAAAGGGTATCTGGCTTCCCTTAGCAAAATCCGGGCCGGAGCCCTTGCCGAGGAGGCAACAGAGCTTGCACTGGATCTAATGGGCCCGGGTTCCATGCATGAGCATCCGTTATTGAATAAGTGGTATCGCGATGCAAGGGCTTTTGAGTTCATGGAGGGCACCACCTCCATCCAGAAGATTAACGTCTTCCAGGCCTACGCTAACGGAAAAATGAAGCATGCCTGA
- a CDS encoding MATE family efflux transporter, which translates to MQGLDYTSGSVNRLLIRTAIPMLLASLVNVTTQLVNVFFMGHTSQTVLYVLSLYIPISFVMIAIVEATQLSVQVAVSRSRAEGSPYFTQLFAHMMGSAGVLAIVMGGLVMLLSPLLSWFYAVPSDVQPLFAFYVAGMVAAGVPAVLAAASGAALRGLGRAQAASWNAVGTALLNILLVYWFVSVVGFDLKGIIYANLISSTLSLLISVLILFVRKELVSVRLAFVQRHLIALRQVGIPVFLSYCLIFVSTFFFNKIVSHFGEGVVAGFGVGYRIQTMAILPGIVIGSAIGILINHNLQQAHRPRAYESYRRGLMQSFIIYVVISVVIWIWREPLTALLIADPVSRTEAARYLAIVALSYLTMGPMMTTLLTMEQSGRGYQALLLNAVYFLLIITAGWVLTRVFNEVVYFYSVIASVNAASLFCLIPVLRMFKREYAEQSVPGGVGLEGQEVINGQSYSTQS; encoded by the coding sequence GTGCAAGGCCTGGATTATACTTCTGGATCCGTGAACAGATTGTTGATTCGCACCGCAATACCAATGCTTCTCGCTTCTTTGGTCAATGTCACAACGCAGCTGGTTAACGTATTCTTCATGGGCCATACAAGCCAGACCGTACTGTACGTGTTATCGCTCTATATCCCCATTTCCTTCGTTATGATTGCCATTGTGGAAGCAACACAGCTGTCTGTTCAGGTTGCTGTATCCCGCAGCCGAGCAGAGGGTTCCCCATACTTTACGCAGTTGTTTGCCCACATGATGGGCAGTGCAGGAGTGTTGGCCATTGTAATGGGGGGGCTGGTGATGCTGCTATCACCCTTGCTGTCCTGGTTTTATGCCGTTCCGAGTGATGTCCAGCCGCTGTTTGCATTCTATGTAGCTGGCATGGTGGCTGCAGGTGTGCCTGCTGTACTCGCAGCAGCCAGCGGGGCTGCCTTGAGAGGACTTGGCAGGGCACAAGCCGCCTCGTGGAATGCTGTTGGTACGGCGTTACTGAATATTCTGCTTGTGTATTGGTTTGTCTCCGTAGTTGGTTTCGATCTTAAGGGGATTATCTATGCCAATCTCATTTCTTCCACGTTATCCCTGCTTATCTCTGTTCTCATTTTATTTGTGCGGAAAGAACTGGTTTCTGTAAGGCTTGCGTTTGTACAGAGGCACCTTATTGCGCTCCGGCAGGTCGGCATTCCGGTATTTCTCTCGTACTGTCTAATCTTTGTAAGTACATTTTTCTTCAATAAAATTGTCAGCCATTTTGGTGAAGGGGTCGTGGCGGGATTCGGTGTGGGTTACCGCATACAGACCATGGCAATCTTGCCTGGCATAGTCATCGGGTCCGCCATTGGAATTCTGATTAATCATAACCTTCAACAGGCACATCGGCCGAGAGCATATGAAAGTTACCGCAGAGGCCTTATGCAGTCATTTATCATTTATGTCGTAATCTCTGTAGTGATCTGGATCTGGCGTGAGCCTCTTACCGCTCTTCTGATCGCGGATCCCGTATCCCGTACTGAAGCTGCACGGTATCTTGCGATCGTTGCCCTTTCCTATCTCACCATGGGTCCCATGATGACCACTTTGCTTACCATGGAACAGAGTGGAAGGGGGTATCAGGCTCTCTTATTAAACGCGGTTTATTTCCTGCTTATCATTACGGCAGGTTGGGTGTTAACGCGAGTATTTAATGAGGTTGTCTATTTTTATAGTGTGATAGCTTCCGTTAACGCGGCCAGTCTATTCTGCCTCATACCCGTACTTCGGATGTTCAAGCGTGAGTACGCAGAACAGTCTGTACCCGGAGGGGTAGGTCTGGAAGGGCAGGAGGTCATAAACGGCCAGAGTTATTCAACACAGTCATGA
- a CDS encoding arginase family protein, whose amino-acid sequence MKDLEPVYLVHRLGDALIAADNSFSQFYQIEPAEELEPRLVPQLAGIAPPVVPFFSLEPLVSHVSPCLYILGIPYAGGTSMEESKVGEFEQSLRAESWKKVLYPALTESRLSGLTDIGNGQRLLEFIAMQDLGSCVPCEHEGDYFYMEGLQSALNYTQSEKALLCCIGGDHSITYSILKSMLSQTSGKIILVQFDAHHDCGVDAIHQEQVNHSNFVRHLLDEDNIAAIVQIGLRGLRSLDQMYSHPKLIQISAEQMTPEKVRTVLAETQQKHQAEAAYLSFDLDCLDPGSFPYVDFPISGGPTWFNTRDCVISALESPLPFVGFDMVEGQGVEHEVQIPGQYEIALRMLTYMMDGMYRNWERHRNDTHEAVGVSLAGSSVSISQFSKETSR is encoded by the coding sequence ATGAAAGATCTGGAACCTGTATATCTGGTGCATCGCCTCGGGGATGCATTAATCGCTGCTGATAACTCGTTCAGCCAGTTTTATCAGATCGAGCCAGCTGAAGAACTGGAACCGCGCCTTGTACCGCAGCTCGCAGGTATTGCACCGCCAGTGGTCCCCTTTTTTTCACTGGAGCCACTTGTTAGCCACGTTTCTCCTTGTCTGTATATTCTGGGTATACCTTATGCTGGAGGTACGAGCATGGAGGAATCCAAGGTTGGGGAGTTTGAACAAAGTCTGCGGGCTGAATCCTGGAAAAAGGTATTATACCCGGCCCTGACAGAGTCCCGGTTATCGGGGTTAACTGATATTGGCAATGGTCAGCGATTGCTTGAATTCATAGCCATGCAGGATCTGGGCTCCTGCGTACCCTGTGAACATGAGGGAGATTACTTTTATATGGAAGGACTCCAATCAGCACTGAATTACACTCAATCAGAAAAGGCTTTATTGTGCTGTATTGGTGGCGACCATTCCATCACGTATTCCATTCTGAAATCCATGCTCAGCCAAACGAGCGGGAAGATTATTTTGGTTCAGTTTGATGCTCACCATGACTGCGGGGTAGATGCCATTCATCAGGAGCAGGTGAACCATTCCAATTTTGTTAGGCATTTGCTTGATGAGGATAACATTGCTGCGATTGTACAAATTGGCCTGCGTGGCCTGCGCTCTTTGGATCAGATGTACAGTCATCCTAAGTTGATCCAGATTTCGGCGGAGCAGATGACTCCGGAGAAAGTACGTACAGTTCTGGCCGAGACTCAGCAGAAACATCAGGCAGAAGCGGCGTATTTATCGTTTGATCTCGATTGCCTTGATCCAGGAAGTTTTCCTTATGTCGATTTTCCCATTAGCGGAGGACCCACCTGGTTTAATACCCGAGATTGTGTTATTTCTGCATTGGAGTCGCCTTTGCCCTTTGTCGGATTTGATATGGTGGAGGGACAAGGAGTGGAACATGAGGTGCAGATTCCTGGTCAATATGAGATAGCTTTGAGGATGCTCACCTACATGATGGATGGAATGTACCGGAATTGGGAACGCCACAGGAACGATACCCATGAAGCTGTTGGCGTGTCATTAGCAGGGAGTTCAGTTTCAATCTCACAATTTTCGAAGGAGACAAGCCGATGA
- a CDS encoding M16 family metallopeptidase — protein MQSFMTEERNNLSAHILSTHKYANHYVHISLINPQNSIPAAAFVVIVRLLMNHSRRFPSRSLIQRQLWSLNGAEFRYQFEYKGDNQIATLMLRVPDVSGSMPETNLKHALEFLATLLYEPAFGDEGKFDESKVQEAIAWAQQHRDYDSSEWDKVVQGRCLEWLGYEDISRLQQLEPTELFADGVEWVQWYRMLIRNPIHIHVVGNVQRDRIANHIWDQFIIRDPDAYTVRFAEQNQAGNDARLPKVHSLAEIHQMPEKQEHPEVQQEAGSMMMELMDIHQCKINVAYSTGIRFGSPLYPALFVFHTLFGATPASRLQIELRERQQRVYQISSQLDDYRETLHITTGTSSANVAEVLEGIDSEWSRLCDGEISVKELYTTVQNVMHFVQVGFDMPQQIIANHIDFILTGSEMTTAQFLQGIAEVTPESVVSVASGLKKQVTWILYPENEYSA, from the coding sequence ATGCAGTCTTTTATGACAGAGGAACGTAACAACTTGTCAGCGCACATTTTGTCCACGCACAAATATGCCAATCACTATGTACATATCAGTCTGATCAATCCACAGAACAGCATACCCGCAGCGGCATTTGTTGTAATTGTCCGTCTTTTGATGAATCATTCCCGAAGGTTTCCGTCCAGATCTTTGATTCAAAGACAGCTATGGTCGCTGAATGGTGCTGAATTCAGATATCAATTTGAGTACAAAGGGGACAATCAGATAGCGACTTTGATGCTTCGTGTGCCTGATGTATCTGGTTCCATGCCTGAAACAAACCTAAAGCATGCGCTAGAATTCCTTGCAACTCTACTTTATGAACCAGCTTTTGGAGATGAAGGAAAGTTCGATGAGAGTAAGGTACAGGAAGCGATTGCATGGGCTCAGCAGCATAGGGATTATGATTCATCCGAATGGGACAAGGTTGTGCAGGGGCGATGTCTGGAATGGCTGGGGTATGAGGACATAAGCAGGCTGCAGCAGCTTGAACCAACGGAACTGTTTGCTGATGGAGTGGAATGGGTTCAGTGGTACCGGATGTTAATCCGTAACCCCATTCATATTCATGTGGTTGGCAATGTGCAACGTGATCGGATTGCAAACCACATTTGGGATCAATTTATAATTCGAGACCCCGATGCATATACCGTACGATTCGCCGAACAAAATCAGGCAGGGAATGATGCCCGGCTGCCGAAGGTGCACTCACTGGCTGAAATTCACCAGATGCCGGAGAAGCAGGAGCATCCAGAGGTTCAACAGGAGGCAGGATCCATGATGATGGAATTGATGGATATCCACCAGTGCAAAATCAATGTTGCCTACAGCACAGGCATTCGGTTCGGATCGCCTTTATATCCTGCTTTGTTTGTATTCCACACATTATTTGGTGCCACGCCTGCCTCCCGTCTTCAGATTGAATTGCGAGAACGGCAGCAGAGGGTGTATCAGATCAGCAGCCAACTTGATGATTATCGGGAAACCCTGCATATTACGACGGGGACCAGCAGCGCTAATGTGGCTGAAGTTCTGGAAGGCATCGACTCCGAGTGGAGCAGGCTCTGTGATGGGGAGATTTCTGTGAAGGAGCTGTATACAACGGTTCAGAATGTGATGCATTTTGTGCAGGTTGGTTTCGATATGCCGCAGCAGATCATTGCCAATCATATAGATTTTATTCTGACCGGAAGTGAAATGACTACGGCCCAATTTTTACAGGGGATTGCTGAAGTTACCCCCGAATCTGTGGTATCCGTTGCCTCTGGACTGAAGAAGCAGGTCACCTGGATTCTTTACCCCGAGAATGAATATTCCGCATAG
- a CDS encoding M16 family metallopeptidase yields the protein MNITVPHAPFRRRLSNGLFVNIFPQPDYRHTFVSWSVPYGSIHDIDAAGTAHFLEHMMFYNPDKQDLKALFHAEGASTSALTRYDVTTYQLACTGNLISSLELLMSTLATPYFTREDVERERAAIHQELAMYEDQPTWLALQQMLLMMYGAGHPIVKDVAGTTESVDAVTIEGLTAAYNTQYQTSRMAVSVAGPVNPFEIMDLLERYPADVQQRAFHAPFSQPAQNQEGNDNYREIHYGLPVPLVRFGFRAGSPPTRLEDQAALMIGLEALLGETSTFFADCVSSGLLGNGTEWDHYYRQDFAFSNACGYSVAPYELYHKVAEQCRRVTVESFSLDNLEHARMKWMSSYYADMDSLKKRCMHISEYEVIGLNYMQLGECAMALTDEEVRVQLKRMVNPEDLQMSVVR from the coding sequence ATGAATATTACCGTGCCTCATGCCCCTTTTCGTCGTCGTTTATCCAATGGGCTGTTTGTAAATATCTTTCCGCAGCCGGATTATCGGCACACGTTTGTTTCATGGTCTGTGCCTTATGGTTCGATTCATGATATCGACGCAGCGGGTACTGCCCATTTTCTGGAGCACATGATGTTCTATAATCCGGATAAACAGGATCTAAAGGCATTGTTTCACGCTGAAGGTGCTTCAACCTCTGCATTAACACGTTACGATGTAACGACTTATCAGTTGGCATGTACAGGCAATTTGATTAGCAGTTTGGAACTGTTAATGAGTACGCTTGCGACCCCGTACTTTACCCGAGAAGATGTGGAGCGTGAAAGGGCGGCCATTCACCAGGAGCTGGCGATGTACGAAGATCAGCCGACTTGGCTGGCTTTGCAGCAGATGCTGTTGATGATGTATGGCGCAGGGCACCCAATTGTTAAGGATGTTGCGGGTACAACAGAGAGTGTCGACGCTGTAACCATAGAAGGATTGACCGCAGCGTATAACACACAATACCAAACTTCCCGTATGGCCGTTTCTGTGGCAGGGCCGGTAAATCCTTTTGAAATCATGGATCTATTGGAGAGATATCCGGCAGATGTACAACAGAGGGCGTTCCACGCTCCGTTCAGTCAGCCTGCTCAGAATCAGGAGGGGAATGATAATTATCGGGAAATCCATTACGGATTGCCCGTGCCGCTTGTACGCTTCGGTTTTCGGGCAGGGAGCCCGCCTACGCGGTTGGAGGATCAGGCAGCATTGATGATTGGTTTGGAAGCATTGCTGGGTGAGACATCAACTTTTTTTGCAGATTGTGTGTCATCAGGTTTACTTGGCAACGGAACCGAATGGGATCACTACTACAGGCAGGATTTTGCCTTTTCCAATGCTTGTGGTTACTCTGTGGCTCCGTACGAATTGTATCATAAGGTTGCCGAGCAATGCCGCCGTGTTACTGTTGAATCCTTCTCCCTGGATAATCTTGAACATGCCCGTATGAAGTGGATGAGCAGCTATTATGCAGATATGGATTCATTAAAAAAGCGCTGCATGCACATTTCCGAATATGAAGTGATCGGACTGAATTACATGCAATTGGGAGAGTGTGCGATGGCTTTGACGGATGAGGAGGTTCGGGTTCAACTGAAACGTATGGTGAATCCCGAGGATCTTCAAATGTCGGTTGTTCGTTAG
- a CDS encoding 4'-phosphopantetheinyl transferase family protein, with protein MSTLDMDMFLLSPDEKERVHSKKKTSLLAAHSLAISRTFLRYVLAHYMREKASNILIKYGAAGKPYVKGGPQFNLSHTQGVSVLAVTAHNALGVDVEYVRPLLHKDAIIKRFLTEDERQYVLENRSDEHETRRRLWHVLTRKEAWIKACGQSLCGRWRSLNTWCAKKDDRDVRALEGQQYVLQSLDVGQDYSASLCVTGNRKASVRWMNTTEGIRR; from the coding sequence TTGTCGACATTGGATATGGACATGTTTCTATTAAGTCCGGATGAAAAGGAACGCGTACATAGCAAAAAGAAGACATCTTTACTTGCAGCCCATAGTTTGGCGATCTCTAGGACTTTTCTGAGATATGTACTAGCACACTACATGCGTGAGAAAGCTTCGAATATTTTGATCAAATATGGTGCAGCAGGCAAGCCATATGTTAAGGGAGGACCACAGTTCAACCTGTCTCATACTCAGGGAGTATCTGTGCTTGCAGTAACTGCACACAACGCGCTTGGCGTTGATGTGGAATATGTACGTCCACTGCTACACAAGGATGCCATCATCAAGCGATTTTTGACCGAAGATGAGAGACAATATGTACTGGAAAATAGGAGTGATGAGCATGAAACTAGAAGGCGGCTATGGCATGTGCTTACGAGAAAAGAGGCTTGGATTAAGGCTTGTGGTCAGTCGTTGTGTGGACGATGGCGATCACTAAACACATGGTGTGCCAAGAAGGATGATCGGGATGTGAGGGCGCTTGAGGGACAGCAGTATGTGTTGCAGTCACTGGATGTAGGTCAGGACTACTCCGCCTCCCTTTGCGTGACAGGAAACAGAAAAGCCTCTGTACGTTGGATGAATACAACGGAGGGCATAAGACGTTAG
- a CDS encoding S9 family peptidase, which produces MLQFPKPDVEQYFQTYRISHFAVSADEKRLFFDSNLNGEPNIWAMDLPGGYPYPLTYLNQSSQFIKPDPLGRHILTGFDRDGDENYHLYALKPEGGVPLPIVPAEPNDRCYFSELSEDGQRLYYVTSAGNPNYLNSRRRDLETGEDVLLYSGEEATSYLVAVSPDEKSFVIVKMYSNTYQTAHLHLEGEMISILPDSERQSQVSEILFADDHRLLLVTNDKEEYSYVAEYRLDTREFRPLCKIEGEDVEMIRWHKASETLYFWTLTGTENRMYILGKDAAQPRRLDMPLDTVEQTRVTKAGNVYILGRGAIQPHNIYRLTAGSDSWESLTANRVTGLDPDDLVYPDLVRYNSYDGLEIEALFFKAKPEQANGYTVFWPHGGPQASEAKFFRPMFQLMLAQGYHIFAPNFRGSTGYGAEFVKMVERDWGEGPRLDCVAGIHWLFDQGISSPDRLFVVGGSYGGYMTLLLAGRHPELFRAAVDIFGPSNLFTFLESVPEDWKPMMDNWLGDPVRDRERLTKDSPITYLDQMVNPMLVIQGANDPRVVKAESDQIVAALQDKGVDVEYIVLDDEGHGFSRKANEILVYRRMLEFLQKHQEAPVTQAQA; this is translated from the coding sequence ATGCTTCAGTTTCCCAAACCGGATGTAGAGCAGTATTTCCAGACGTATCGCATTTCGCACTTTGCCGTATCGGCTGACGAGAAACGTTTGTTTTTTGACAGCAATCTGAACGGTGAACCGAATATTTGGGCGATGGATCTGCCGGGTGGCTACCCGTATCCCTTGACGTATTTGAACCAGAGCAGTCAGTTTATTAAGCCTGATCCGCTTGGGCGTCATATTCTCACGGGGTTTGATCGGGACGGCGATGAGAACTACCATCTATATGCGCTTAAACCGGAGGGTGGCGTGCCGCTGCCCATTGTGCCTGCTGAGCCGAATGACCGCTGTTATTTCTCGGAATTGTCCGAGGATGGACAGCGACTGTATTACGTGACGAGTGCGGGTAACCCGAATTATCTCAATTCACGTCGACGCGATCTGGAAACAGGTGAGGATGTGCTATTGTACAGCGGGGAAGAGGCTACAAGCTACTTGGTTGCGGTAAGTCCTGACGAGAAGAGCTTCGTTATTGTGAAAATGTATTCCAATACGTATCAGACAGCCCACCTGCACTTGGAAGGGGAGATGATATCCATTCTGCCCGATTCGGAGAGACAGAGCCAGGTATCTGAAATTCTATTTGCAGATGACCATCGCCTTTTGCTCGTCACCAATGATAAGGAAGAATACTCTTATGTGGCTGAATATAGACTGGATACCCGCGAGTTCCGACCTTTGTGCAAAATTGAAGGGGAGGACGTGGAGATGATTCGCTGGCATAAGGCATCGGAGACATTGTATTTCTGGACGCTTACAGGTACGGAAAACCGAATGTACATCCTGGGCAAAGATGCTGCACAGCCGCGTCGTCTCGACATGCCTTTGGATACGGTAGAACAGACGCGCGTAACCAAAGCGGGCAATGTGTACATTCTTGGGCGGGGTGCGATTCAGCCGCATAATATCTACCGATTGACTGCGGGGAGTGATTCTTGGGAATCACTCACGGCCAACCGGGTGACAGGGCTTGATCCGGATGATCTGGTCTATCCTGACCTGGTTCGGTACAACTCCTATGATGGGCTGGAAATCGAGGCACTTTTCTTTAAAGCCAAGCCGGAGCAGGCCAACGGTTACACGGTGTTCTGGCCGCATGGTGGACCACAGGCCTCCGAGGCCAAGTTTTTCCGGCCGATGTTCCAGCTGATGCTGGCACAGGGCTATCATATTTTTGCGCCAAACTTCCGTGGAAGCACCGGATATGGTGCCGAGTTTGTGAAGATGGTAGAGAGAGATTGGGGCGAGGGGCCAAGGCTTGACTGTGTTGCCGGCATACATTGGCTGTTTGACCAAGGCATCTCCTCACCGGATCGCCTGTTTGTGGTTGGAGGCAGTTATGGCGGGTACATGACGCTGCTGCTTGCGGGTCGCCATCCCGAGCTGTTCCGGGCAGCAGTCGATATCTTTGGGCCAAGCAACCTGTTTACGTTCCTGGAATCGGTCCCTGAGGATTGGAAACCGATGATGGATAACTGGCTCGGTGACCCCGTCCGTGACCGTGAGCGGCTAACGAAGGACTCGCCCATCACTTATCTTGACCAGATGGTGAATCCGATGCTGGTCATTCAAGGCGCGAATGATCCAAGGGTTGTGAAGGCCGAATCGGATCAGATCGTGGCGGCACTTCAGGATAAGGGCGTAGACGTGGAGTATATCGTATTGGACGATGAGGGTCACGGCTTCTCCAGAAAGGCGAATGAGATTCTTGTGTATCGGCGGATGCTGGAGTTTCTGCAGAAGCATCAGGAAGCGCCTGTAACGCAAGCCCAAGCTTAA
- a CDS encoding aminoglycoside phosphotransferase family protein — protein sequence MTTRIYFATNQIGDVSFSSLQEALHEFDLGILEEYKQTEKGVMGQTLLIRTSQGEYILKGNPLYVGQLQEEQFFAQQLAEHAAIPVPVPYLLQKNTDLLGWSYAIMPRLPGKHLYDSSLQAALGQDEQEEIASMLAHSLVELHRWKVPDAGEYDPIAERIVPFAGTYLDWLYGTIRHWLLDAQKYSVITDADIAWVDEQLRLAEAAFEAMPVPGFVMGDFKVENFVIQKVGSHASDWRISGLFDFTTSYFGDGTADLTKMTAMYIHKNQPELAKRFLHTYRELVCANDEERCKHFAVRLGIHLLYQRILVWGEAKATNRVTWEADLPFAVWAQRYIDSVLGLID from the coding sequence ATGACAACCCGAATTTATTTTGCTACCAACCAAATTGGCGATGTTTCATTCTCTTCACTTCAAGAAGCACTCCATGAATTCGACCTGGGAATCCTTGAAGAATATAAACAAACCGAAAAGGGAGTCATGGGCCAGACACTGCTCATCCGTACCTCTCAAGGGGAGTATATTTTGAAGGGCAACCCGCTGTATGTTGGGCAGCTGCAGGAAGAACAATTTTTTGCACAGCAGTTAGCTGAGCACGCCGCTATTCCTGTACCCGTCCCCTACCTGCTGCAAAAAAACACGGACTTGCTGGGCTGGAGTTACGCGATCATGCCCCGTTTACCGGGAAAACACCTGTATGATTCTTCGCTCCAGGCCGCCCTCGGGCAGGATGAGCAAGAAGAGATTGCCTCCATGCTCGCCCATAGCCTGGTCGAACTGCATCGATGGAAAGTACCGGATGCAGGCGAGTATGACCCCATAGCAGAACGAATCGTTCCTTTTGCGGGTACTTATCTCGACTGGCTGTATGGAACCATCCGTCACTGGCTGCTGGATGCCCAGAAGTACTCTGTCATTACGGATGCAGATATAGCTTGGGTGGACGAACAGCTTAGGCTTGCAGAGGCTGCATTTGAGGCCATGCCCGTTCCGGGATTTGTCATGGGCGATTTCAAGGTGGAGAACTTTGTCATCCAGAAGGTTGGCAGCCATGCTTCCGACTGGCGCATTAGCGGCCTGTTCGATTTTACTACTTCTTATTTCGGGGACGGTACGGCAGATCTGACCAAAATGACAGCCATGTATATACATAAAAATCAGCCTGAGCTCGCCAAACGTTTTCTGCACACTTACCGGGAACTTGTCTGCGCTAACGATGAAGAGCGATGCAAACACTTCGCCGTTCGTTTAGGGATCCATCTGCTCTATCAGCGTATTCTCGTATGGGGCGAAGCCAAAGCAACCAATCGGGTCACATGGGAGGCGGATCTGCCTTTTGCAGTCTGGGCACAGCGCTATATCGATTCTGTGCTTGGATTAATTGATTAG
- a CDS encoding SMI1/KNR4 family protein: protein MERELLDQLNTWHEQDLFGLIIKRIEQIPVPDRNYDLTGHLARAYNNSARHREAIQQLKSVEEQGKWDPLWQFRLGYAYYHMALYDQALQAFEQADRLQPYDESTLEFLSSTRSKLIKMQRDRQHHLEKLAEWDQSGMQNHLRAASGSYDPSTFWEQSDYAQSSYVSSPFDESQIISTEQELGYKLPASYIQLMNTQNGGVPARTVFPTEEATSWAEDHIAISGIMGIGHIKSYSLAGEMGSRFMIEDWGYPDLGIVICDCPSAGHDVVMLDYRFCGPQGEPCVVHVDQEDDYEITYLAPNFEAFVRGLVDEETFDLDEEDED, encoded by the coding sequence CTCATTATCAAACGCATTGAACAGATCCCTGTACCCGATCGGAATTATGACCTGACAGGTCATCTAGCGAGAGCATATAACAATAGTGCACGGCACCGTGAAGCCATTCAGCAGCTTAAGTCTGTTGAAGAACAAGGCAAATGGGATCCACTCTGGCAATTTCGTCTGGGTTATGCCTATTACCATATGGCCTTATACGATCAGGCATTACAAGCATTTGAACAGGCTGACCGGCTTCAGCCCTATGACGAATCAACACTCGAGTTTTTGAGTTCAACCCGTTCCAAACTTATCAAAATGCAGCGAGACCGGCAGCATCATCTAGAGAAGCTGGCTGAATGGGACCAAAGTGGAATGCAGAACCATCTTAGAGCAGCTTCAGGCTCCTATGATCCCTCCACATTTTGGGAGCAGAGTGACTATGCACAGAGCAGCTATGTTTCTTCTCCTTTTGATGAAAGCCAAATCATCTCTACCGAGCAGGAACTGGGGTACAAACTGCCTGCTTCCTATATTCAATTAATGAACACTCAAAATGGTGGAGTTCCTGCACGCACCGTTTTCCCTACAGAAGAAGCTACATCCTGGGCGGAAGATCATATCGCCATTTCCGGCATCATGGGCATTGGGCATATCAAGTCCTATTCCCTTGCCGGAGAAATGGGAAGTCGCTTCATGATTGAGGACTGGGGATACCCTGATCTGGGCATTGTGATCTGTGACTGTCCATCTGCCGGTCATGACGTCGTGATGCTGGATTATCGTTTCTGTGGCCCGCAGGGGGAGCCCTGCGTTGTCCATGTAGATCAGGAAGATGACTATGAGATCACTTACCTGGCACCCAACTTTGAAGCATTTGTTCGTGGACTGGTGGATGAGGAAACATTTGATCTGGATGAAGAGGACGAGGACTAA